From Spirosoma aerolatum, one genomic window encodes:
- a CDS encoding vWA domain-containing protein: MNWLYPLTRTDFFFICLFIGLYTLYVWRTFRLAHQLNTSAWGAVPKFFLRGSYLTLLIIALLGPSFGEAVVDFATTGHDTFLIVDISRSMDANDVVPTRLERVKYDIQQLCDTLPANRFGLIMASSSPFVLAPLTADQDALKQFIREVHTSIDPTGGTDLCSAVELAYQKLSTDPSTRRSVKAMVLFSDGENASPCERNTLIRLRMQGMPIITVGIGSEAGASIRQGRDFIRDDNNQIVRSRLNRLYLQELARDSRGQYIEADANGRYINELAGILQSLKGGTSDQRRLSVATNKYYYFLLAALSLIALDILIAIRTFRL; this comes from the coding sequence ATGAATTGGTTATATCCCCTTACGCGTACCGATTTTTTTTTCATTTGCCTGTTTATAGGGCTCTATACACTTTATGTATGGCGTACCTTTCGGCTGGCTCATCAATTAAATACGTCGGCCTGGGGTGCCGTTCCTAAGTTTTTTCTGAGAGGCAGTTACCTCACTTTACTCATCATTGCCCTACTGGGCCCGTCGTTTGGTGAAGCCGTTGTCGACTTTGCCACAACGGGTCACGATACATTCCTGATCGTTGATATTTCCCGGTCTATGGATGCCAACGATGTTGTGCCCACGCGTCTGGAACGGGTGAAGTACGACATCCAGCAACTTTGCGACACCCTTCCTGCCAATCGGTTCGGGCTAATTATGGCTTCGTCATCCCCTTTTGTATTGGCCCCCCTAACGGCCGATCAGGATGCGCTCAAGCAATTTATTCGTGAAGTACACACCAGTATCGACCCAACGGGTGGTACTGACCTGTGTAGTGCTGTTGAACTGGCCTATCAGAAACTATCTACCGATCCGTCTACCCGTCGAAGTGTTAAGGCGATGGTTCTGTTTAGTGATGGGGAAAACGCCAGCCCCTGCGAACGCAATACGCTGATTCGGTTACGTATGCAGGGAATGCCTATTATAACAGTCGGTATAGGGAGTGAAGCTGGGGCATCGATTCGGCAGGGACGCGATTTTATTCGGGATGATAATAATCAGATTGTTCGGAGTCGACTCAATCGGCTCTATTTGCAGGAACTGGCTCGCGATAGCCGTGGGCAATACATCGAAGCCGATGCTAATGGGCGTTATATCAATGAACTAGCGGGTATTTTACAGTCGCTAAAAGGAGGCACCAGCGATCAGCGTCGGCTGTCCGTAGCGACTAATAAGTATTATTATTTTCTGCTGGCGGCACTCAGCCTGATCGCGCTCGATATACTTATCGCCATTCGAACCTTCCGACTATAA
- a CDS encoding SGNH/GDSL hydrolase family protein yields MRQLLVSLALIGLFSSFRHPEMSWVAIGDSITYLNEHLNETGNRITKGYMTRVVEQLPYIHYTNQGHNGWTAVRIAQQIETLGLTKADLYSVFLGTNDWWGGKPLGRLADYQNNTGTNTVYGSFRVIMNKLKSLNPKAPIILITPMQRVDFVYLANFKNNAYGSYKAKNGQLLESFALAIDSIARYEQLPIVDLYHLKGLDLKRLVKYKRLKNPQTGAYMNYKYPAFIDVPFNPETDEYPYPVEAINKTYDGLHPSDKGYALISRQLVKVIKKVVD; encoded by the coding sequence ATGCGGCAATTGCTTGTTTCTCTGGCCCTGATTGGCTTGTTCAGTTCATTTCGTCACCCAGAAATGAGTTGGGTGGCTATTGGCGATTCGATTACGTATCTTAATGAGCATCTGAATGAAACCGGAAATCGGATAACCAAAGGCTATATGACCAGGGTGGTCGAGCAGTTACCCTATATTCATTACACCAATCAGGGGCATAATGGGTGGACGGCGGTGCGAATCGCGCAGCAAATAGAAACCCTAGGCCTGACGAAAGCGGATCTGTATTCGGTATTTCTGGGTACCAACGATTGGTGGGGTGGTAAGCCATTAGGACGGCTCGCTGATTATCAGAATAATACAGGGACGAACACCGTTTATGGCTCGTTCCGGGTGATTATGAATAAGTTGAAAAGCCTGAATCCGAAAGCGCCGATTATACTGATCACACCGATGCAACGGGTCGATTTTGTGTATCTGGCTAATTTCAAGAATAATGCATACGGGTCATATAAGGCCAAAAATGGGCAGCTTCTTGAATCATTTGCGTTGGCTATTGATTCGATAGCCCGTTATGAACAGTTACCAATTGTAGACTTATACCATCTGAAAGGGCTGGATTTAAAACGGTTGGTAAAATACAAACGATTGAAGAATCCGCAGACGGGAGCTTATATGAACTACAAATATCCGGCGTTTATCGATGTACCGTTCAATCCTGAAACCGACGAATATCCATATCCTGTTGAGGCCATCAATAAAACGTATGATGGGCTTCATCCTTCCGATAAAGGATATGCGTTAATTAGCCGCCAGTTGGTCAAAGTAATCAAAAAAGTAGTTGATTAG